The Amycolatopsis sp. DG1A-15b genome window below encodes:
- a CDS encoding AAA family ATPase, producing MQRPALLGRDTERHALAALVERAASGAGGAVVVLGAPGIGKSALVAEAAARAAGHGVRVLTAVGVESEEDVACAGLHQLVHQLRDGIDDLPGPQRAALRAAVGLADEAVPGLYLVGLAALTLLSDAAVKAPLLVVVEDAHWMDRASLDVLGFVARRIESDPLALVVVTRGLDDRLGGAGLPVVALDPLTDEVSGELLDAVAPDLGQQVRRRLLKEAAGNPLALTELPVALQSVGGAYALTPGPLPLTERLERTFTARVSRLPVETRALLLLAALNGDGTLDECLAAAARILGTAVDVNAVGPAVEAGLVEGWGMVFRHPLVRSALHHAATAAERQAAHAALASELRGQPDRQAWHRAAATAGPDEHAARDLDSTAGRALRRGGVAAALAALRRAAELTADPSARADRLLRAAELALESGRPDVAAHLLAEARSLDLSVRDKGRAAWVGIALAEGAAQGEGTATAKLAELAVGLAGGGEPVLGLRMLWSAVLHCFWGEPGADARRRVAAAVDRMPVGADNADLVALQAYCAPVERGRAVLESLASQLDRSSEDPEGDQLLGGAAVTVGAPALASRLTARSLDALRAQGRLSMLARALCVQAGSAARLGEVRAGHLAAEEAAELARETGQPLVHAMVHAIRAQLAAICGDPQAEAWAAEAERTALPGGARPALAIVQMARGQAALCQGRYGDAFGHLSRVFDPADPAFHPWLRFYGVAELVEAAVRSESAEAARDILKELTPLEEPTPSPALLCGLRLARALLSPPDTAEPRYRTALDTVPVDWPFERARVQLALGGWLRRHRRPAESRVVLQAAREVFDALGASAWAERARQELRAAGVSSPRRDLAAVDRLTSTELHVAQLAAQGLTNREIGERLYVSPRTVSTHLQRMFPKLSVTSRGELAAVLRTTVTYAEDVV from the coding sequence ATGCAACGACCGGCGCTGCTGGGTCGGGATACGGAGCGCCACGCGCTGGCCGCCCTGGTCGAGCGGGCTGCCTCCGGGGCGGGCGGCGCAGTGGTCGTCCTCGGCGCACCCGGGATCGGCAAGTCGGCGCTCGTAGCCGAGGCGGCGGCGCGGGCCGCGGGCCACGGGGTCCGGGTGCTCACTGCGGTGGGCGTGGAGTCGGAGGAGGACGTCGCCTGCGCCGGCCTGCACCAGCTGGTCCACCAGCTGCGCGACGGGATCGACGACCTGCCCGGACCACAACGTGCTGCGCTGCGCGCGGCCGTCGGGCTCGCCGACGAGGCCGTGCCCGGCCTCTACCTCGTCGGCCTGGCCGCGCTGACCCTGCTGTCGGACGCGGCGGTGAAGGCACCGCTGCTGGTGGTCGTCGAGGATGCCCACTGGATGGACCGGGCCAGCCTCGACGTGCTCGGGTTCGTCGCGCGGCGGATCGAGTCCGACCCCCTCGCCCTGGTCGTCGTCACCCGCGGCCTGGACGACCGGCTCGGCGGTGCCGGGCTGCCCGTGGTGGCCCTGGACCCGCTGACGGACGAGGTCTCGGGCGAGCTGCTGGACGCGGTGGCCCCCGACCTGGGACAGCAGGTCAGGCGGCGCCTGCTGAAAGAGGCAGCCGGGAACCCGCTGGCGTTGACCGAGCTGCCGGTCGCGCTGCAGTCGGTCGGTGGGGCGTACGCGCTCACGCCGGGTCCGCTGCCGTTGACCGAGCGGCTGGAGCGGACCTTCACGGCCCGGGTCTCCCGGCTTCCGGTCGAAACCCGGGCACTCCTGCTCCTCGCGGCCCTCAACGGTGACGGCACGCTGGACGAGTGCCTCGCCGCCGCGGCCCGGATTCTCGGGACGGCGGTCGACGTCAACGCCGTCGGGCCGGCGGTCGAGGCGGGCCTTGTGGAGGGGTGGGGGATGGTCTTCCGGCACCCGCTCGTCCGCTCGGCGCTGCACCACGCCGCGACCGCCGCGGAGCGACAGGCCGCGCACGCCGCGCTCGCCTCCGAGCTCCGGGGGCAGCCCGACCGGCAGGCGTGGCACCGCGCCGCCGCCACCGCCGGTCCCGACGAGCACGCGGCGCGAGACCTGGACTCCACCGCCGGGCGGGCCCTGCGGCGGGGAGGTGTCGCCGCGGCTCTGGCCGCGCTGCGGCGAGCGGCGGAGCTGACCGCGGACCCGTCCGCTCGCGCCGACCGGCTGCTGCGCGCGGCCGAGCTCGCCCTGGAGTCGGGCCGGCCGGACGTCGCGGCGCACCTGCTGGCCGAGGCGCGGTCGCTGGACCTCTCGGTCCGGGACAAGGGCCGTGCGGCCTGGGTCGGCATCGCCCTGGCCGAAGGGGCGGCGCAGGGCGAGGGTACGGCGACCGCCAAGCTGGCCGAGCTGGCCGTCGGGCTCGCCGGTGGCGGCGAGCCCGTGCTGGGGCTGCGGATGCTGTGGAGCGCGGTCCTGCACTGCTTCTGGGGCGAGCCGGGGGCGGACGCCCGCCGCCGGGTCGCCGCCGCCGTCGACCGGATGCCCGTGGGTGCGGACAACGCCGACCTGGTAGCCCTGCAGGCGTACTGCGCGCCGGTCGAGCGTGGACGAGCCGTCCTCGAGTCACTGGCCAGTCAGCTGGATCGGTCGTCCGAGGACCCCGAGGGCGATCAGCTCCTGGGCGGTGCCGCAGTGACGGTGGGTGCTCCCGCACTGGCGAGCCGGCTGACCGCGAGGTCGCTGGACGCCCTGCGGGCCCAGGGCCGGCTGTCGATGCTGGCCCGAGCCCTCTGCGTCCAGGCGGGGAGCGCCGCGCGGCTCGGTGAAGTGCGCGCCGGTCACCTCGCCGCCGAGGAGGCCGCCGAGCTGGCCCGCGAGACCGGTCAGCCCCTCGTGCACGCGATGGTGCACGCCATCCGCGCCCAGCTCGCCGCCATCTGCGGCGACCCCCAGGCGGAGGCGTGGGCCGCGGAGGCGGAGCGCACCGCTCTCCCCGGCGGCGCGCGCCCGGCGCTGGCCATCGTGCAGATGGCCCGCGGGCAGGCTGCCCTCTGCCAGGGGCGCTACGGCGACGCCTTCGGGCACCTGAGCCGCGTCTTCGACCCGGCCGACCCCGCTTTTCACCCCTGGTTGCGCTTCTACGGGGTCGCCGAGCTGGTCGAGGCGGCCGTGCGCAGCGAGTCCGCCGAGGCGGCGCGGGACATCCTGAAGGAGCTGACCCCGCTCGAAGAGCCGACCCCGTCTCCCGCCCTGCTCTGCGGGCTGCGCCTCGCCCGCGCCCTGCTCAGCCCGCCGGACACCGCCGAGCCGCGCTACCGGACGGCCCTCGACACCGTTCCCGTCGACTGGCCGTTCGAGCGGGCGCGGGTGCAGCTTGCCCTGGGCGGGTGGCTGCGGCGGCACCGGCGGCCCGCCGAGTCCCGCGTCGTCCTGCAGGCCGCCCGCGAGGTGTTCGACGCGCTCGGTGCCTCGGCCTGGGCGGAGCGGGCACGCCAAGAGCTGCGTGCCGCGGGCGTGTCCTCCCCTCGCCGGGACCTGGCCGCCGTCGATCGGCTCACCTCGACCGAGCTGCACGTCGCCCAGCTCGCCGCGCAGGGGCTGACGAACCGGGAGATCGGCGAGCGGCTGTACGTCTCGCCCCGGACGGTGAGCACCCACCTCCAGCGGATGTTCCCCAAGCTGAGCGTGACATCGCGCGGCGAGCTCGCGGCGGTGCTGCGCACCACGGTTACGTACGCCGAAGACGTCGTCTGA
- a CDS encoding alpha/beta hydrolase, producing the protein MGTITVGTEGSTDVELYYEDHGSGRPVVLIHGYPLDGQSWEKQTAALVKAGYRVITYDRRGFGRSSKTMTGYDYDTFAGDLDQVLTQLDLRDVVLAGFSMGSGEVARYLGTRGSERVAKAAFLSGLQPFLLQTEDNPTGVPQSVFDGIAEQAEADRYAWYESFFVDFFNTDETLGSRLSEAALRANWATAIGSAPVAAYACVPTWLTDFRADLERIDVPSMILHGTADRILPIDATAREFRRRLPGARYVEIDGAPHGLLLTHAAEVNAALIAFIAD; encoded by the coding sequence ATGGGAACCATCACCGTCGGCACCGAGGGCTCGACCGACGTCGAGCTCTACTACGAGGACCACGGCTCCGGCCGGCCGGTCGTCCTGATCCACGGCTACCCGCTGGACGGGCAGTCCTGGGAGAAGCAGACCGCCGCGCTCGTCAAGGCCGGCTACCGCGTCATCACCTACGACCGCCGGGGCTTCGGCCGGTCGAGCAAGACCATGACGGGCTACGACTACGACACCTTCGCCGGCGACTTGGACCAGGTCCTGACCCAGCTCGACCTGCGTGACGTGGTCCTCGCGGGCTTCTCGATGGGCTCGGGCGAGGTCGCCCGCTACCTCGGCACCCGCGGCTCGGAGCGGGTCGCGAAGGCCGCTTTCCTCAGCGGGCTCCAGCCGTTCCTGCTGCAGACGGAGGACAACCCGACGGGCGTGCCGCAGTCGGTGTTCGACGGCATCGCCGAGCAGGCCGAGGCCGACCGCTACGCCTGGTACGAGAGCTTCTTCGTCGACTTCTTCAACACCGATGAGACGCTCGGATCCCGGCTCAGCGAGGCCGCGCTCCGGGCGAACTGGGCCACCGCCATCGGCTCGGCGCCGGTGGCGGCGTACGCGTGCGTTCCGACGTGGCTGACGGACTTCCGGGCCGACCTGGAGCGTATCGACGTGCCGTCGATGATCCTGCACGGCACCGCCGACCGCATCCTGCCGATCGACGCCACCGCGCGCGAATTCCGGCGCCGCCTGCCCGGCGCGCGCTACGTCGAGATCGACGGTGCCCCGCACGGCCTGCTGCTCACCCACGCGGCCGAGGTCAACGCCGCCCTGATCGCCTTCATCGCAGACTGA
- a CDS encoding alpha/beta hydrolase — MHKLTLRVTARLTALLALLAAVAGIGASNAVAAHPAGGPKPTIVLVHGAFADGASWTPVIEQLQQRGFTAVAVANPLRGVRSDAEALDARLAGIDGPVVLVGHSYGGAVITNVRARSPKVKALVYVAAFAPAKGEAAAELAGKYPGSTLGETLAPVPLPDGSQDLYIKPSLFRQQFAADVPARQAALMASTQRPILDAALAEASGTPAWTSIPSWFVLAGADKNIPPRAQKFMADRADARATVTVAGASHSVAVSHPDTVVRLIMRAAG; from the coding sequence ATGCACAAGCTCACCCTCCGCGTCACCGCACGCCTCACCGCCCTGCTGGCCCTGCTCGCCGCTGTCGCCGGAATCGGCGCGTCGAACGCGGTAGCCGCCCACCCGGCCGGCGGACCGAAGCCCACGATCGTCCTCGTCCACGGCGCGTTCGCGGACGGCGCCAGCTGGACCCCCGTCATCGAGCAGCTGCAACAGCGCGGCTTCACCGCTGTCGCCGTGGCCAACCCGCTGCGCGGAGTCCGCTCCGACGCCGAAGCCCTCGACGCACGTCTCGCCGGCATCGACGGGCCCGTAGTGCTCGTTGGCCACTCCTACGGCGGTGCCGTCATTACCAACGTGCGCGCACGTTCCCCGAAGGTGAAGGCGCTGGTGTACGTCGCCGCTTTCGCCCCCGCCAAGGGTGAAGCCGCGGCAGAGCTCGCCGGGAAGTACCCCGGCAGCACGCTGGGCGAGACGCTGGCACCGGTGCCCCTGCCCGACGGCTCGCAGGACCTCTACATCAAGCCCTCGCTCTTCCGGCAGCAATTCGCCGCCGACGTACCGGCGCGCCAGGCTGCCCTCATGGCCAGCACCCAGCGCCCCATCTTGGACGCTGCCCTGGCGGAGGCGTCCGGTACACCCGCCTGGACGAGCATCCCCTCGTGGTTCGTGCTGGCCGGCGCCGACAAGAACATCCCCCCACGGGCACAGAAGTTCATGGCCGACCGGGCCGACGCACGCGCCACCGTGACCGTCGCGGGAGCCTCGCACTCCGTGGCGGTCTCCCATCCGGACACCGTCGTCAGGCTCATCATGCGCGCCGCCGGCTGA
- a CDS encoding DUF1345 domain-containing protein yields the protein MRFSPSTVLSRIIESTLVLLGVPIFLSDDLRWIALWDFIAVVYLAIRVVRLSRGKRAGDDRGAWVKTAPGRRSGTLFTLFTSFIGIMSGLTIVLTEEGTQAAQLGKVAGVPAVLLAWAILHFGYADRYAQAYYGALPEKLLVFPGTEHPTFIDFAYFSFTVGTTFAVSDVESRTSGIRLRILAHGVLSFIYNTAMLGIAIGVIGG from the coding sequence ATGCGCTTCAGCCCCTCAACCGTGCTGTCCCGGATCATCGAGAGCACGCTCGTCCTGCTGGGCGTCCCCATCTTCTTGTCGGACGACCTCAGATGGATCGCGTTGTGGGACTTCATCGCCGTCGTCTACCTCGCGATCCGCGTCGTCCGCCTCAGTCGCGGCAAGCGGGCGGGCGACGACCGGGGAGCATGGGTCAAGACCGCGCCAGGCCGCCGCAGCGGCACCCTGTTCACCCTGTTCACCAGCTTCATCGGGATCATGTCCGGCCTGACCATCGTGCTCACCGAGGAAGGCACCCAAGCGGCGCAGCTCGGCAAGGTCGCGGGTGTGCCCGCCGTGCTGCTGGCGTGGGCGATCCTGCACTTCGGCTACGCCGACCGCTACGCGCAGGCCTACTACGGCGCCCTGCCCGAGAAGCTGTTGGTGTTCCCCGGCACCGAGCACCCGACGTTCATCGACTTCGCGTACTTCTCGTTCACCGTCGGCACCACGTTCGCAGTCTCCGACGTCGAGTCACGCACCTCCGGGATCCGGCTGCGGATCCTCGCGCACGGCGTGCTCTCGTTCATCTACAACACCGCGATGCTCGGCATCGCCATCGGCGTGATCGGCGGCTGA
- a CDS encoding FAD-dependent monooxygenase, which produces MDRSYCRCQSSDLGRDMNDVDVVIAGAGPTGLTLACDLARRGVACRVLERSTEPARGSRGVTLKPRSLEAFDDLGIIDRVLATAHLESRIRFHLGTDLLFDLHVPPSAAEPSRPYPNPVALPQWRTESLLRDRLAELGGTVEFGRRVADFAADDEGVSVVVEDGTRTETVRARYLVGADGGRSRVRSVLALPFSGVTAEDTRALLADVALTGLNRENGVHLWMTTDGHLLAARPIPHSDTWQVVASLEPDADGHWPQPSLENLRHAVATRTGPHDIHLTDPSWLSVWRYNLRMVDTYRAGRVLLAGDAAHVHSPFGGHGMNTGIQDAYNLGWKLALVLHGAADDTLLDSYETERLPVGRAILADSDRRFSTRVPPRVLRPLLRLILKRLFAHQQRATRNDHPTYPASPLTLHRTGRHGPVRAGDAAPDAPVEINGRAARLYDVLRGPHLTILAFGPAPNLDLGALGRRIHVHTVASADKHGTTGDDRLVDRTGHLRSAYSAHDGTVVVIRPDGYIGLMAHTASEQTVTDYLHRIGLRIPQHPPDFLHTGC; this is translated from the coding sequence ATGGACAGGTCCTATTGTAGGTGTCAGTCAAGTGATCTGGGGAGAGACATGAACGATGTCGACGTGGTGATCGCCGGAGCCGGCCCGACCGGCCTGACCTTGGCCTGCGATCTGGCCCGGCGCGGTGTCGCCTGCCGTGTCCTCGAGCGGTCCACCGAACCCGCGCGGGGGTCGCGGGGAGTCACGCTCAAACCCCGCAGCCTGGAGGCGTTCGACGACCTCGGCATCATCGACCGTGTCCTGGCCACGGCGCACCTGGAGTCACGGATCCGGTTCCATCTCGGCACCGACCTGCTGTTCGACCTTCACGTCCCGCCCTCGGCAGCGGAACCGTCCCGGCCGTATCCGAACCCGGTAGCACTGCCGCAGTGGCGAACCGAGTCTCTCTTGCGCGACCGGCTCGCCGAACTCGGCGGCACCGTGGAGTTCGGCCGCCGCGTCGCCGACTTCGCGGCCGACGACGAGGGTGTGTCCGTGGTCGTCGAGGACGGCACGCGCACCGAAACCGTCCGGGCCCGCTACCTCGTCGGCGCCGACGGCGGCCGCAGCAGGGTTCGCTCCGTACTCGCCCTGCCCTTCTCCGGCGTCACCGCCGAGGACACCCGGGCGCTGCTCGCCGACGTAGCCCTGACCGGGCTGAACCGCGAGAACGGCGTCCACCTGTGGATGACCACCGATGGTCACCTCCTCGCCGCCCGGCCCATCCCGCATTCGGACACCTGGCAAGTGGTCGCCTCACTGGAACCCGACGCCGACGGCCACTGGCCACAGCCCTCGCTGGAGAACCTCCGGCACGCCGTGGCCACCCGGACCGGGCCGCACGACATCCACCTGACGGATCCGAGCTGGCTCTCGGTCTGGCGCTACAACCTCCGGATGGTCGACACCTACCGAGCCGGGCGAGTGCTGCTGGCCGGCGACGCCGCCCACGTGCACAGCCCGTTCGGCGGCCACGGCATGAACACGGGCATCCAGGACGCCTACAACCTCGGCTGGAAACTCGCACTGGTCCTGCACGGAGCAGCCGACGACACACTGCTGGACAGCTACGAAACCGAACGGCTTCCGGTCGGCCGGGCGATCCTGGCCGACAGCGACCGCCGGTTCTCCACGCGCGTCCCGCCCCGTGTGTTGCGGCCGCTGCTGCGCCTCATCCTCAAGCGCCTCTTCGCCCACCAGCAACGCGCCACCCGCAACGACCATCCCACCTATCCCGCCAGCCCGCTGACACTGCACCGAACCGGCCGCCACGGCCCGGTCCGTGCTGGTGACGCCGCCCCCGACGCACCCGTCGAGATCAATGGGCGAGCAGCCCGGCTGTACGACGTACTCCGCGGCCCCCACCTCACCATCCTGGCCTTCGGCCCCGCCCCGAACCTCGACCTCGGTGCCCTCGGCCGGCGCATCCACGTCCACACCGTCGCCTCGGCAGACAAACACGGGACCACCGGCGACGACCGGCTGGTCGACCGGACGGGTCACCTACGCAGCGCCTACTCAGCACACGACGGGACGGTCGTGGTCATCCGGCCCGACGGCTACATCGGCCTAATGGCACACACGGCAAGCGAGCAGACCGTGACCGACTATCTCCACCGGATAGGACTGCGGATACCCCAACACCCACCGGACTTCCTTCACACCGGTTGCTGA
- a CDS encoding PadR family transcriptional regulator, whose product MSLRYALLGLLEDGPASGYDLTIRFERSLQRYAWTARQSHVYPELKRLAEDGLVTVADEGARGRRSYAITDIGRQELHTWLLSPPKARAIRDEHALRMCLLSCLDIPEARQQVLGHLDEADQVVAELRSLADAADAAPHPRGRLRMGRLALEYGIFQYQAQQQWARWALEQLDETQDTAGS is encoded by the coding sequence GTGTCGTTGCGCTACGCCCTGCTCGGGCTGCTGGAAGACGGTCCCGCCAGCGGCTACGACCTGACCATTCGCTTCGAACGCTCCCTGCAGCGGTACGCCTGGACCGCGCGCCAAAGCCACGTCTATCCCGAGCTCAAACGACTGGCCGAGGACGGGCTGGTCACCGTCGCCGACGAGGGGGCCAGAGGGCGGCGCAGCTACGCGATCACCGACATCGGGCGGCAGGAGCTGCACACGTGGCTGCTGTCTCCGCCGAAGGCCCGGGCCATCCGCGACGAGCACGCGCTCCGGATGTGCCTGCTGTCCTGCTTGGACATCCCGGAAGCACGACAGCAGGTACTGGGACACCTCGACGAGGCCGACCAGGTGGTGGCCGAACTCAGATCACTCGCCGACGCCGCCGACGCCGCCCCGCACCCACGAGGTCGACTGCGAATGGGACGGCTGGCCCTCGAGTACGGGATCTTTCAGTACCAGGCACAGCAACAATGGGCTCGCTGGGCACTCGAGCAGCTGGACGAGACCCAGGACACTGCCGGATCCTGA
- a CDS encoding STAS domain-containing protein: protein MNITVTTMADASTVRVTGDLDLVTTPHLLGQLDDALKSRPLALIVDLDAVGFCSAGGLSALLEAVTNAHARGIPCAIITTRRAVTRPIELLQVDRVLPLHDDRTEAEAWLALVAACAEVTADGEDRLERRG, encoded by the coding sequence ATGAACATCACCGTGACCACCATGGCGGACGCTTCGACCGTGAGAGTCACCGGTGATCTCGACCTGGTCACCACGCCGCACCTGCTGGGACAGCTGGACGACGCGCTGAAGTCGCGACCCCTCGCGCTGATCGTCGACCTCGACGCGGTCGGCTTCTGCTCCGCCGGCGGGCTGTCAGCGCTGCTCGAAGCCGTCACCAACGCCCACGCCCGCGGCATCCCCTGCGCGATCATCACCACCCGACGGGCGGTGACCCGCCCGATTGAGCTGCTGCAGGTCGACCGCGTCCTGCCCCTCCACGACGACCGTACCGAGGCCGAGGCCTGGCTGGCGCTGGTGGCCGCCTGCGCTGAGGTCACCGCTGACGGTGAGGACCGGCTTGAGCGCCGGGGTTGA